In Callospermophilus lateralis isolate mCalLat2 chromosome 18, mCalLat2.hap1, whole genome shotgun sequence, one DNA window encodes the following:
- the Ffar1 gene encoding free fatty acid receptor 1 has translation MNLPPQLSFALYVAAFALGFPLNVLAIRSAASHARHRLTPSLVYALHLGCSDLLLAISLPLKAVEALASGVWPLPVQLCPAFALVHFAPLYAGGGFLAALSAGRYLGAAFPLGYQALRRPRYSWGVCVVIWALVLCHLGLVFGLEAPGGWLDNTTSSLGINRVANGSPVCLEAWDPASAGPARLSLSLLLFFVPLIITAFSYVGCLRALAHSGLSHRRKVRAAWVAGGALLTLLLCLGPYNASNVAGFLRPDMGSQWRKLGLITGAWSVVLNPLVTGYLGAGPGRGTVCVARMQGGTFQK, from the coding sequence ATGAACCTGCCTCCGCAGCTCTCCTTCGCCCTCTATGTGGCCGCCTTTGCCCTGGGCTTCCCGCTCAATGTCCTGGCCATCAGAAGCGCGGCTTCCCACGCCCGGCACCGCCTCACTCCCAGCCTGGTCTACGCCCTCCACCTGGGCTGCTCTGACCTCCTGCTGGCCATCTCTCTGCCCCTGAAGGCCGTGGAGGCCCTGGCCTCGGGGGTTTGGCCTCTGCCGGTCCAGCTGTGCCCTGCCTTCGCCCTGGTCCACTTCGCCCCGCTCTACGCTGGCGGGGGCTTCCTGGCTGCTCTGAGCGCCGGCCGCTACCTGGGCGCAGCCTTCCCCCTGGGCTACCAAGCCCTCCGGCGGCCGCGCTACTCCTGGGGCGTCTGCGTGGTGATATGGGCCCTCGTCCTCTGTCATCTGGGGCTGGTCTTTGGGTTGGAGGCTCCGGGAGGTTGGCTGGACAACACCACCAGCTCCCTGGGCATCAACAGAGTGGCCAACGGCTCCCCCGTCTGCCTGGAGGCCTGGGACCCGGCGTCTGCTGGCCCCGCCCGCCTCAGTCTCTCCCTCCTGCTCTTCTTTGTGCCCCTGATCATCACCGCGTTCTCTTACGTGGGCTGCCTCCGGGCCCTGGCCCACTCAGGCCTGAGCCACAGGCGGAAGGTCAGGGCAGCCTGGGTGGCCGGCGGGGCCCTGCTCACGCTGCTGCTCTGCTTGGGGCCCTACAACGCCTCCAACGTGGCCGGCTTCCTGCGCCCCGACATGGGGTCCCAATGGCGAAAACTGGGGCTCATCACAGGGGCCTGGAGTGTGGTGCTCAATCCACTGGTGACTGGCTACCTGGGAGCAGGTCCTGGCCGAGGGACGGTGTGTGTGGCAAGAATGCAAGGAGGAACATTCCAGAAATAG
- the Ffar3 gene encoding free fatty acid receptor 3 — METSPDRFFFPGNHWLYFSVYLFSFLVGLPLNLMALVIFVGKLRRRPVAVDILLLNMTLSDLLLLLFLPFRMVEAASGMRWPLPFILCPLSGFLFFTSIYLTSLFLAAVSTERFLSVAYPMWYKTRPRLGQAALVSGICWLLAASHCSVVYVAEFSGDQSHSQGSNGTCYLEFREDQLAFLLPVRLEMAVILFGVPLLISGFCYSRLVWILSRGTSRRRRRRVVGLVVATLLNFLVCFGPYNMSHVVGYLEGQSPTWRSYVLLLSTLNSCVDPLVYYFSSSRFQADFQELLGRLTGGCSPWRLEVSVELKVKGGGEGQVQDCPT; from the coding sequence ATGGAGACAAGCCCAGACAGGTTCTTCTTCCCGGGAAACCACTGGCTGTACTTCTCTGTGTACCTCTTCTCCTTCCTTGTGGGGCTCCCGCTCAACCTGATGGCCCTGGTGATCTTCGTGGGCAAGCTGCGGCGCCGCCCGGTGGCGGTGGACATTCTCCTGCTCAACATGACCCTCTCGGACCTGCTCCTGCTGCTCTTCCTGCCGTTCCGCATGGTGGAGGCGGCCAGTGGCATGCGCTGGCCGCTGCCCTTCATCCTCTGCCCCCTGTCCGGGTTCCTCTTCTTCACCAGCATCTATCTCACGTCCCTCTTCCTGGCAGCCGTGAGCACTGAGCGCTTCCTGAGCGTGGCCTACCCGATGTGGTACAAGACGCGGCCGAGGCTGGGCCAGGCTGCCCTGGTCAGTGGCATCTGCTGGCTCCTGGCGGCTTCTCACTGCAGCGTGGTCTACGTCGCTGAATTCTCTGGGGACCAATCCCACAGCCAGGGATCCAACGGGACCTGCTACCTGGAATTCCGGGAGGACCAGCTGGCCTTTCTGCTGCCCGTCCGGCTGGAGATGGCCGTGATCCTTTTTGGGGTGCCCCTGCTCATCAGCGGTTTCTGCTACAGTCGCCTGGTGTGGATCCTCAGCAGGGGGACCAGCCGGCGCAGGCGCAGGAGGGTGGTGGGGCTCGTGGTGGCCACGCTGCTCAACTTCCTCGTGTGCTTCGGGCCCTACAACATGTCCCACGTGGTGGGCTACCTCGAGGGTCAGAGCCCCACCTGGAGGAGTTACGTGCTGCTCCTCAGCACCCTGAATTCCTGCGTGGACCCCCTTGTCTACTATTTCTCATCATCTAGGTTCCAAGCCGATTTCCAGgagctgctggggaggctgacGGGCGGCTGCAGCCCTTGGAGGCTGGAGGTTAGCGTGGAGCTGAAGGTCAAGGGTGGAGGAGAGGGGCAGGTGCAGGACTGTCCGACCTAG
- the Cd22 gene encoding B-cell receptor CD22 isoform X1 gives MHLLGPYLFLLLEYLAFSNSNPWNFKHPTTLYAWEGACVWIPCTYRIPKADAQVDRLVVFHNPEYDKTTKRYVGTVLYNSTVDWKSPSQQGRVQFLGDPKNNCTLSIESLLVSDSGWLGLRMMTKDDKWMDHVNLSISKSPFPPRIQLPSELQESQTVTVTCLLNFTCFGYDIELRWALEGLPFTPASSTISSSTIEAVSTKSQIDFKPEWTHHGKNLTCQVWHSAKVLSEETVQLNVKHTPKLEIKVFPNETTVMEGASVTMTCQVTSSNPEHDTVSWLKDGTLLGEKQLSLTLSSVTKDSGGKYRCQASNHIGLGMSEEVALKVLYPPKVSEVYIHHTPAKEGQPVELVCTSPANPPPTNYTWYHNGKEVPGVTEEKYWIAQVLTWHAGRYACMAENRLGSGQVGQEAKLDVQYAPKRVTTVIESPTPIREGDSVTLRCRYNSSNPTVTRFVWSPQGLWNEPSQEVLKIQNVAWDTPPISCSACNQWCSPASPVDLDVQYAPKEVKVLQISSLSEIHAGDQVRLQCHFSKSHPEEVHFFWKKNGSLLEAKGRELNFDSVSPEDAGNYSCLVKNSIGQSASEAWRLQVLYAPRRLWVSITPGDRVMEGRKAALTCESDANPPISQYTWFDWNNQDLQYSGQTLSLDPVKVEHSGSYWCKGVNQLGEGESPPSTLTIYYSPETIGRRTTMGIGICLAILILVIWGVKLQQNWKRTRSQQGPQENSNGRSFFVRNKKVRRTLLSEGPHSLGCYNPMMEDGTNYATLRFPETDTPRTGGTGPSETQGPLPNNEDTVTYSVVQKCHVGDYENVAPSLPEDDGIHYSELVHFGTGERPRAPEDVDYVTLKH, from the exons ATGCATCTCCTCGGTCCCTatctcttcctgcttcttg AATATTTGGCTTTCTCTAATTCAAATCCGTGGAACTTCAAACACCCCACCACCTTGTATGCCTGGGAAGGGGCCTGCGTCTGGATTCCCTGCACCTACAGAATCCCAAAGGCGGATGCGCAAGTGGACAGGCTTGTCGTGTTCCACAATCCTGAGTACGACAAAACCACCAAACGCTACGTGGGGACTGTCCTCTATAATAGCACAGTGGACTGGAAGTCCCCTTCTCAGCAGGGAAGGGTACAGTTCCTGGGAGACCCAAAAAACAACTGCACTCTGAGCATCGAGTCGTTGTTGGTCAGTGACAGCGGCTGGCTGGGGCTGAGGATGATGACAAAGGACGACAAATGGATGGACCATGTAAACCTCAGCATCTCTA AATCTCCTTTTCCACCTCGCATCCAGCTCCCTTCAGAACTTCAGGAGTCCCAGACTGTCACTGTGACCTGCTTGTTGAACTTCACCTGCTTTGGATACGACATTGAACTGCGGTGGGCCCTGGAGGGGCTCCCCTTCACCCCTGCTTCCTCTACCATCTCCTCCTCTACCATCGAGGCCGTCTCTACCAAGAGCCAGATCGACTTTAAACCGGAGTGGACTCACCACGGGAAGAACTTGACCTGCCAGGTGTGGCATTCTGCCAAAGTGCTGTCTGAGGAGACGGTGCAGCTGAATGTGAAGC ACACCCCGAAGTTGGAGATCAAGGTCTTTCCCAATGAAACCACGGTAATGGAAGGGGCGTCTGTGACCATGACGTGCCAGGTCACCAGCAGCAACCCAGAGCATGACACTGTATCCTGGCTCAAGGACGGGACCCTCCTGGGGGAGAAGCAGCTCTCGCTAACTCTGTCCTCAGTGACCAAGGACAGTGGTGGGAAGTACCGCTGTCAGGCCTCCAATCACATAGGCTTAGGAATGTCGGAAGAAGTGGCCCTCAAAGTGCTGT atCCCCCGAAGGTTTCCGAGGTTTACATCCACCACACACCTGCTAAGGAGGGACAGCCAGTAGAGCTGGTTTGCACGTCCCCGGCCAACCCTCCTCCAACaaattatacctggtatcacaatggGAAGGAAGTGCCAGGAGTGACAGAAGAGAAATACTGGATCGCCCAGGTCCTTACTTGGCATGCAGGGCGTTACGCCTGCATGGCAGAGAACAGGCTTGGTTCTGGACAGGTTGGCCAGGAAGCCAAGCTGGACGTCCAAT ATGCCCCCAAGCGGGTAACCACTGTGATTGAGAGCCCCACACCGATTCGAGAAGGAGACAGCGTGACCCTGCGCTGTAGGTACAACTCCAGTAACCCAACAGTTACCCGGTTTGTGTGGAGCCCCCAAGGCTTGTGGAATGAGCCATCCCAAGAGGTGCTGAAGATTCAGAACGTTGCCTGGGACACCCCACCCATCTCCTGTTCCGCCTGTAACCAGTGGTGTTCGCCGGCTTCTCCCGTCGACCTGGATGTCCAGT ATGCTCCCAAGGAGGTGAAGGTCCTGCAGATCAGTTCCCTGTCAGAGATTCATGCTGGGGACCAGGTCCGACTTCAATGCCACTTCTCAAAGAGCCACCCGGAAGAAGTCCACTTCTTCTGGAAGAAAAACGGAAGTCTTCTGGAAGCAAAAGGAAGAGAACTGAACTTTGACTCCGTCTCCCCGGAAGATGCTGGAAATTACAGCTGCTTGGTCAAAAACTCCATAGGACAGTCAGCATCGGAGGCCTGGAGGCTGCAAGTGCTAT ATGCACCTCGGAGGCTGTGGGTGTCCATTACCCCGGGAGACAGAGTGATGGAAGGGAGAAAGGCAGCCCTGACCTGTGAGAGCGATGCCAACCCCCCCATCTCACAGTACACCTGGTTTGACTGGAATAACCAAGACCTCCAGTATTCTGGCCAGACGTTGAGCTTGGATCCTGTGAAGGTTGAGCACTCGGGCTCCTACTGGTGCAAGGGGGTCAACCAGCTGGGCGAGGGCGAGTCACCCCCCAGCACCCTCACCATCTACT ATAGCCCGGAGACCATCGGCAGGCGAACGACCATGGGAATTGGCATCTGCCTGGCCATCCTCATCCTGGTCATCTGGGGGGtgaagcttcagcaaaa CTGGAAGAGGACTCGGAGCCAACAGGGGCCTCAGGAAAATTCCAATGGTCGGAGCTTCTTTGTGAGGAATAAAAAG GTTAGAAGGACCCTTCTCTCTGAAGGGCCCCACTCCCTGGGATGCTACAATCCGATGATGGAAGACGGCACTAATTATGCTACTCTGCGCTTTCCAGAGACTGACACACCAAGAACGGG AGGTACAGGCCCCTCAGAAACACAAGGACCTCTCCCAAATAATGAAGACACGGTCACTTACTCAGTGGTGCAGAAGTGTCATGTG GGTGACTACGAGAACGTGGCTCCAAGTCTTCCAGAAGATGACGGGATTCATTACTCGGAGCTCGTTCATTTTGGGACTGGGGAGCGGCCTCGGGCACCAGAAGATGTGGACTATGTGACTCTCAAGCACTGA
- the Cd22 gene encoding B-cell receptor CD22 isoform X2 → MHLLGPYLFLLLEYLAFSNSNPWNFKHPTTLYAWEGACVWIPCTYRIPKADAQVDRLVVFHNPEYDKTTKRYVGTVLYNSTVDWKSPSQQGRVQFLGDPKNNCTLSIESLLVSDSGWLGLRMMTKDDKWMDHVNLSISKSPFPPRIQLPSELQESQTVTVTCLLNFTCFGYDIELRWALEGLPFTPASSTISSSTIEAVSTKSQIDFKPEWTHHGKNLTCQVWHSAKVLSEETVQLNVKHAPKRVTTVIESPTPIREGDSVTLRCRYNSSNPTVTRFVWSPQGLWNEPSQEVLKIQNVAWDTPPISCSACNQWCSPASPVDLDVQYAPKEVKVLQISSLSEIHAGDQVRLQCHFSKSHPEEVHFFWKKNGSLLEAKGRELNFDSVSPEDAGNYSCLVKNSIGQSASEAWRLQVLYAPRRLWVSITPGDRVMEGRKAALTCESDANPPISQYTWFDWNNQDLQYSGQTLSLDPVKVEHSGSYWCKGVNQLGEGESPPSTLTIYYSPETIGRRTTMGIGICLAILILVIWGVKLQQNWKRTRSQQGPQENSNGRSFFVRNKKVRRTLLSEGPHSLGCYNPMMEDGTNYATLRFPETDTPRTGGTGPSETQGPLPNNEDTVTYSVVQKCHVGDYENVAPSLPEDDGIHYSELVHFGTGERPRAPEDVDYVTLKH, encoded by the exons ATGCATCTCCTCGGTCCCTatctcttcctgcttcttg AATATTTGGCTTTCTCTAATTCAAATCCGTGGAACTTCAAACACCCCACCACCTTGTATGCCTGGGAAGGGGCCTGCGTCTGGATTCCCTGCACCTACAGAATCCCAAAGGCGGATGCGCAAGTGGACAGGCTTGTCGTGTTCCACAATCCTGAGTACGACAAAACCACCAAACGCTACGTGGGGACTGTCCTCTATAATAGCACAGTGGACTGGAAGTCCCCTTCTCAGCAGGGAAGGGTACAGTTCCTGGGAGACCCAAAAAACAACTGCACTCTGAGCATCGAGTCGTTGTTGGTCAGTGACAGCGGCTGGCTGGGGCTGAGGATGATGACAAAGGACGACAAATGGATGGACCATGTAAACCTCAGCATCTCTA AATCTCCTTTTCCACCTCGCATCCAGCTCCCTTCAGAACTTCAGGAGTCCCAGACTGTCACTGTGACCTGCTTGTTGAACTTCACCTGCTTTGGATACGACATTGAACTGCGGTGGGCCCTGGAGGGGCTCCCCTTCACCCCTGCTTCCTCTACCATCTCCTCCTCTACCATCGAGGCCGTCTCTACCAAGAGCCAGATCGACTTTAAACCGGAGTGGACTCACCACGGGAAGAACTTGACCTGCCAGGTGTGGCATTCTGCCAAAGTGCTGTCTGAGGAGACGGTGCAGCTGAATGTGAAGC ATGCCCCCAAGCGGGTAACCACTGTGATTGAGAGCCCCACACCGATTCGAGAAGGAGACAGCGTGACCCTGCGCTGTAGGTACAACTCCAGTAACCCAACAGTTACCCGGTTTGTGTGGAGCCCCCAAGGCTTGTGGAATGAGCCATCCCAAGAGGTGCTGAAGATTCAGAACGTTGCCTGGGACACCCCACCCATCTCCTGTTCCGCCTGTAACCAGTGGTGTTCGCCGGCTTCTCCCGTCGACCTGGATGTCCAGT ATGCTCCCAAGGAGGTGAAGGTCCTGCAGATCAGTTCCCTGTCAGAGATTCATGCTGGGGACCAGGTCCGACTTCAATGCCACTTCTCAAAGAGCCACCCGGAAGAAGTCCACTTCTTCTGGAAGAAAAACGGAAGTCTTCTGGAAGCAAAAGGAAGAGAACTGAACTTTGACTCCGTCTCCCCGGAAGATGCTGGAAATTACAGCTGCTTGGTCAAAAACTCCATAGGACAGTCAGCATCGGAGGCCTGGAGGCTGCAAGTGCTAT ATGCACCTCGGAGGCTGTGGGTGTCCATTACCCCGGGAGACAGAGTGATGGAAGGGAGAAAGGCAGCCCTGACCTGTGAGAGCGATGCCAACCCCCCCATCTCACAGTACACCTGGTTTGACTGGAATAACCAAGACCTCCAGTATTCTGGCCAGACGTTGAGCTTGGATCCTGTGAAGGTTGAGCACTCGGGCTCCTACTGGTGCAAGGGGGTCAACCAGCTGGGCGAGGGCGAGTCACCCCCCAGCACCCTCACCATCTACT ATAGCCCGGAGACCATCGGCAGGCGAACGACCATGGGAATTGGCATCTGCCTGGCCATCCTCATCCTGGTCATCTGGGGGGtgaagcttcagcaaaa CTGGAAGAGGACTCGGAGCCAACAGGGGCCTCAGGAAAATTCCAATGGTCGGAGCTTCTTTGTGAGGAATAAAAAG GTTAGAAGGACCCTTCTCTCTGAAGGGCCCCACTCCCTGGGATGCTACAATCCGATGATGGAAGACGGCACTAATTATGCTACTCTGCGCTTTCCAGAGACTGACACACCAAGAACGGG AGGTACAGGCCCCTCAGAAACACAAGGACCTCTCCCAAATAATGAAGACACGGTCACTTACTCAGTGGTGCAGAAGTGTCATGTG GGTGACTACGAGAACGTGGCTCCAAGTCTTCCAGAAGATGACGGGATTCATTACTCGGAGCTCGTTCATTTTGGGACTGGGGAGCGGCCTCGGGCACCAGAAGATGTGGACTATGTGACTCTCAAGCACTGA